One part of the Quercus lobata isolate SW786 chromosome 7, ValleyOak3.0 Primary Assembly, whole genome shotgun sequence genome encodes these proteins:
- the LOC115951214 gene encoding protein fluG isoform X3, translated as MDFTELREAIEEVELVDGHAHNIVALDSTFPFIRAFSEAEGDALSYAPHSLSFKRNLRHIAELYGSELSLQGVEEYRRLSGLQSISSICFRAARISAILVDDGIEFDKKHDIEWHKSFAPVVGRILRIEHLAEKILDQELPNGGAWTLDTFTETYLEKLKSVANQIFGLKSIAAYRSGLEINTNVTRKDAEEGLSEILSAGKPTRIMNKSFIDYVFTCSLEVALCFDLPMQIHTGFGDKDLDMRLSNPLHLRMLLEDKRFSKCRIVLLHASYPFSKEASYLASVYSQVYLDFGLAVPKLSVHGMISSVKELLELAPIKKVMFSTDGYAFPETFYLGAKQAREVVFSVLRDACVDGDLSIAEAIEASKDIFAQNAIQFYKINLSLGSKHAVTPNSLKIKTSASHNDVSLVRIIWVDGSGQHRCRVVPSMRFSNVIKKNGVGLTFASMGMTSFADGPADETNLTGTGEIRLIPDLSTKFRIPWKKQEEMVLADMHLKPGEAWEYCPREALRRVTKILKDEFNLETNAGFENEFFLLKSVLREGKEEWMPVDSTPYCSTSAFDAMSPLLQEVVAALDSLNVTVEQLHAEAGKGQFEMALGYTACTNAADKLVFTREVIRAVARKHGLLATFMPKYALDDIGSGSHVHISLYQNGENVFKASGGTSQYGMSTVGEEFMAGVLHHLPAILAFTAPVPNSTKYMEWSIPVLGKRKQRSSIENCMPTWNSRWIGQQL; from the exons atggatttCACAGAGCTGAGAGAAGCCATAGAGGAAGTGGAGCTAGTTGACGGCCACGCTCACAACATCGTCGCTCTCGATTCCACCTTCCCTTTCATCCGTGCCTTCTCTGAAGCCGAAGGCGACGCGTTATCCTACGCGCCTCACTCCCTCTCCTTCAAG AGAAATTTAAGGCATATTGCTGAACTGTATGGATCTGAGTTATCCTTGCAAGGGGTTGAAGAATACCGTAGACTCTCTGGATTACAATCCATTAGCTCAATATGCTTCAGAGCTGCAAGAATATCTGCCATTCTTGTTGACGATGGGATTGAATTTGACAAAAAGCATGACATAGAGTGGCATAAAAGTTTTGCACCAGTTGTTGGTAGAATATTGAGAATTGAACATTTGGCTGAGAAAATTCTTGATCAA GAGTTGCCAAATGGAGGTGCTTGGACATTGGATACGTTCACTGAAACTTATCTGGAAAAGTTGAAGTC AGTGGCTAATCAGATTTTTGGCTTAAAAAGCATTGCTGCATACCGCAGTGGATTAGAGATAAATACAAATGTCACTAGAAAAGATGCTGAGGAAGGTCTTTCTGAAATTTTAAGTG CTGGGAAGCCTACTCGCATTATGAATAAAAGCTTTATCGACTATGTCTTCACTTGTAGTTTGGAGGTTGCTCTATGCTTTGACTTGCCGATGCAGATACACACAGG TTTTGGGGACAAAGACTTGGATATGCGGCTGTCCAATCCCCTTCATCTCCGGATGCTTCTTGAGGACAAGAGATTTTCTAAATGTCGTATAGTACTTTTACATGCATCCTACCCATTTTCAAAGGAAGCATCATATCTGGCCTCTGTTTATTCCCAG GTGTACCTCGACTTTGGGTTGGCAGTTCCTAAGCTTAGTGTCCATGGGATGATATCTTCAGTCAAAGAGCTTTTAGAGCTGGCCCCAATAAAGAAG GTGATGTTCAGCACTGATGGTTATGCGTTTCCTGAAACTTTCTACTTAG GTGCAAAGCAAGCACGTGAAGTTGTCTTTTCTGTTTTACGTGATGCATGCGTTGATGGTGATCTCTCAATTGCTGAAGCTATTGAAGCTTCTAAAGATATCTTTGCCCAGAATGCAATTCAGTTTTACAAGATTAATTTATCTCTTGGTTCAAAGCATGCAGTAACTCCTAACTCTCTGAAAATTAAGACCAGTGCATCACATAATGATGTCTCGCTTGTTCGCATTATCTGGGTAGATGGTTCAGGACAGCACAGATGTCGT GTTGTTCCATCGATGCGCTTCAGCAATGTTATTAAGAAGAATGGTGTTGGTTTGACATTTGCAAGTATGGGAATGACTTCTTTTGCCGATGGTCCAGCTGATGAGACCAATCTAACTGGAACGGGTGAGATCAGACTAATTCCTGATTTGTCAACCAAGTTCAGAATACCATG GAAAAAACAGGAGGAAATGGTTTTGGCTGACATGCATCTTAAACCTGGTGAAGCATGGGAGTATTGCCCAAGAGAGGCCTTGCGAAGGGTTACAAAAATTCTGAAAGACGAATTTAACTTG GAAACGAATGCAGGATTTGAGAATGAGTTTTTCCTCTTGAAGAGTGTACTAAG GGAAGGGAAAGAAGAATGGATGCCAGTAGACTCAACACCTTACTGCTCTACATCAGCATTTGATGCTATGTCCCCCTTACTTCAAGAAGTTGTTGCGGCTCTTGATTCCTTGAATGTCACAGTGGAACAG TTGCATGCAGAGGCTGGGAAAGGTCAATTTGAGATGGCACTGGGTTATACTGCTTGTACTAATGCTGCTGACAAGTTGGTTTTCACCCGTGAGGTTATTAGGGCTGTTGCAAGGAAACATGGATTACTGGCAACTTTCATGCCAAA GTATGCTTTAGATGACATTGGTTCAGGGTCCCATGTGCATATCAGTTTGTATCAGAAtggagaaaatgtttttaaggCATCTGGTGGAACTTCTCAGTATGGAATGTCCACCGTTGGGGAGGAGTTCATGGCAGGGGTTTTACATCATCTTCCTGCAATATTGGCATTTACAGCACCTGTTCCAAATAG TACCAAATACATGGAGTGGAGCATACCAGTGCTGgggaaaagaaaacagagaagctCCATTGAGAACTGCATGCCCACCTGGAATTCCAGATGGATTGGTCAGCAACTTTGA
- the LOC115951214 gene encoding protein fluG isoform X1: MDFTELREAIEEVELVDGHAHNIVALDSTFPFIRAFSEAEGDALSYAPHSLSFKRNLRHIAELYGSELSLQGVEEYRRLSGLQSISSICFRAARISAILVDDGIEFDKKHDIEWHKSFAPVVGRILRIEHLAEKILDQELPNGGAWTLDTFTETYLEKLKSVANQIFGLKSIAAYRSGLEINTNVTRKDAEEGLSEILSAGKPTRIMNKSFIDYVFTCSLEVALCFDLPMQIHTGFGDKDLDMRLSNPLHLRMLLEDKRFSKCRIVLLHASYPFSKEASYLASVYSQVYLDFGLAVPKLSVHGMISSVKELLELAPIKKVMFSTDGYAFPETFYLGAKQAREVVFSVLRDACVDGDLSIAEAIEASKDIFAQNAIQFYKINLSLGSKHAVTPNSLKIKTSASHNDVSLVRIIWVDGSGQHRCRVVPSMRFSNVIKKNGVGLTFASMGMTSFADGPADETNLTGTGEIRLIPDLSTKFRIPWKKQEEMVLADMHLKPGEAWEYCPREALRRVTKILKDEFNLETNAGFENEFFLLKSVLREGKEEWMPVDSTPYCSTSAFDAMSPLLQEVVAALDSLNVTVEQLHAEAGKGQFEMALGYTACTNAADKLVFTREVIRAVARKHGLLATFMPKYALDDIGSGSHVHISLYQNGENVFKASGGTSQYGMSTVGEEFMAGVLHHLPAILAFTAPVPNSYDRIVPNTWSGAYQCWGKENREAPLRTACPPGIPDGLVSNFEIKSFDGCANPYLGLAAIVAAGIDGLQRHLSLPEPVDTNPDSLADKLRRLPASLSESLKALRNDSVLTDLIGENLLVAIKGIRKAEIDYYSKNKDAYKQLIYRY, from the exons atggatttCACAGAGCTGAGAGAAGCCATAGAGGAAGTGGAGCTAGTTGACGGCCACGCTCACAACATCGTCGCTCTCGATTCCACCTTCCCTTTCATCCGTGCCTTCTCTGAAGCCGAAGGCGACGCGTTATCCTACGCGCCTCACTCCCTCTCCTTCAAG AGAAATTTAAGGCATATTGCTGAACTGTATGGATCTGAGTTATCCTTGCAAGGGGTTGAAGAATACCGTAGACTCTCTGGATTACAATCCATTAGCTCAATATGCTTCAGAGCTGCAAGAATATCTGCCATTCTTGTTGACGATGGGATTGAATTTGACAAAAAGCATGACATAGAGTGGCATAAAAGTTTTGCACCAGTTGTTGGTAGAATATTGAGAATTGAACATTTGGCTGAGAAAATTCTTGATCAA GAGTTGCCAAATGGAGGTGCTTGGACATTGGATACGTTCACTGAAACTTATCTGGAAAAGTTGAAGTC AGTGGCTAATCAGATTTTTGGCTTAAAAAGCATTGCTGCATACCGCAGTGGATTAGAGATAAATACAAATGTCACTAGAAAAGATGCTGAGGAAGGTCTTTCTGAAATTTTAAGTG CTGGGAAGCCTACTCGCATTATGAATAAAAGCTTTATCGACTATGTCTTCACTTGTAGTTTGGAGGTTGCTCTATGCTTTGACTTGCCGATGCAGATACACACAGG TTTTGGGGACAAAGACTTGGATATGCGGCTGTCCAATCCCCTTCATCTCCGGATGCTTCTTGAGGACAAGAGATTTTCTAAATGTCGTATAGTACTTTTACATGCATCCTACCCATTTTCAAAGGAAGCATCATATCTGGCCTCTGTTTATTCCCAG GTGTACCTCGACTTTGGGTTGGCAGTTCCTAAGCTTAGTGTCCATGGGATGATATCTTCAGTCAAAGAGCTTTTAGAGCTGGCCCCAATAAAGAAG GTGATGTTCAGCACTGATGGTTATGCGTTTCCTGAAACTTTCTACTTAG GTGCAAAGCAAGCACGTGAAGTTGTCTTTTCTGTTTTACGTGATGCATGCGTTGATGGTGATCTCTCAATTGCTGAAGCTATTGAAGCTTCTAAAGATATCTTTGCCCAGAATGCAATTCAGTTTTACAAGATTAATTTATCTCTTGGTTCAAAGCATGCAGTAACTCCTAACTCTCTGAAAATTAAGACCAGTGCATCACATAATGATGTCTCGCTTGTTCGCATTATCTGGGTAGATGGTTCAGGACAGCACAGATGTCGT GTTGTTCCATCGATGCGCTTCAGCAATGTTATTAAGAAGAATGGTGTTGGTTTGACATTTGCAAGTATGGGAATGACTTCTTTTGCCGATGGTCCAGCTGATGAGACCAATCTAACTGGAACGGGTGAGATCAGACTAATTCCTGATTTGTCAACCAAGTTCAGAATACCATG GAAAAAACAGGAGGAAATGGTTTTGGCTGACATGCATCTTAAACCTGGTGAAGCATGGGAGTATTGCCCAAGAGAGGCCTTGCGAAGGGTTACAAAAATTCTGAAAGACGAATTTAACTTG GAAACGAATGCAGGATTTGAGAATGAGTTTTTCCTCTTGAAGAGTGTACTAAG GGAAGGGAAAGAAGAATGGATGCCAGTAGACTCAACACCTTACTGCTCTACATCAGCATTTGATGCTATGTCCCCCTTACTTCAAGAAGTTGTTGCGGCTCTTGATTCCTTGAATGTCACAGTGGAACAG TTGCATGCAGAGGCTGGGAAAGGTCAATTTGAGATGGCACTGGGTTATACTGCTTGTACTAATGCTGCTGACAAGTTGGTTTTCACCCGTGAGGTTATTAGGGCTGTTGCAAGGAAACATGGATTACTGGCAACTTTCATGCCAAA GTATGCTTTAGATGACATTGGTTCAGGGTCCCATGTGCATATCAGTTTGTATCAGAAtggagaaaatgtttttaaggCATCTGGTGGAACTTCTCAGTATGGAATGTCCACCGTTGGGGAGGAGTTCATGGCAGGGGTTTTACATCATCTTCCTGCAATATTGGCATTTACAGCACCTGTTCCAAATAG TTATGATCGAATAGTACCAAATACATGGAGTGGAGCATACCAGTGCTGgggaaaagaaaacagagaagctCCATTGAGAACTGCATGCCCACCTGGAATTCCAGATGGATTGGTCAGCAACTTTGAAATTAAATCATTTGATGGGTGTGCAAATCCGTACTTAGGATTGGCTGCTATAGTTGCTGCTGGCATTGATGGGCTTCAGAGGCATCTTTCTCTCCCTGAACCTGTTG ATACAAACCCAGATAGCCTTGCTGATAAACTTCGTAGATTGCCAGCATCACTTTCTGAATCTTTAAAGGCTCTCCGGAATGATAGTGTCTTGACAGATCTAATTGGTGAAAATCTTTTGGTTGCCATAAAAGGAATTCGCAAG GCAGAGATTGATTATTACTCAAAGAATAAGGATGCATACAAGCAACTTATATACCGATATTAA
- the LOC115951214 gene encoding protein fluG isoform X2: MDLSYPGLQSISSICFRAARISAILVDDGIEFDKKHDIEWHKSFAPVVGRILRIEHLAEKILDQELPNGGAWTLDTFTETYLEKLKSVANQIFGLKSIAAYRSGLEINTNVTRKDAEEGLSEILSAGKPTRIMNKSFIDYVFTCSLEVALCFDLPMQIHTGFGDKDLDMRLSNPLHLRMLLEDKRFSKCRIVLLHASYPFSKEASYLASVYSQVYLDFGLAVPKLSVHGMISSVKELLELAPIKKVMFSTDGYAFPETFYLGAKQAREVVFSVLRDACVDGDLSIAEAIEASKDIFAQNAIQFYKINLSLGSKHAVTPNSLKIKTSASHNDVSLVRIIWVDGSGQHRCRVVPSMRFSNVIKKNGVGLTFASMGMTSFADGPADETNLTGTGEIRLIPDLSTKFRIPWKKQEEMVLADMHLKPGEAWEYCPREALRRVTKILKDEFNLETNAGFENEFFLLKSVLREGKEEWMPVDSTPYCSTSAFDAMSPLLQEVVAALDSLNVTVEQLHAEAGKGQFEMALGYTACTNAADKLVFTREVIRAVARKHGLLATFMPKYALDDIGSGSHVHISLYQNGENVFKASGGTSQYGMSTVGEEFMAGVLHHLPAILAFTAPVPNSYDRIVPNTWSGAYQCWGKENREAPLRTACPPGIPDGLVSNFEIKSFDGCANPYLGLAAIVAAGIDGLQRHLSLPEPVDTNPDSLADKLRRLPASLSESLKALRNDSVLTDLIGENLLVAIKGIRKAEIDYYSKNKDAYKQLIYRY; the protein is encoded by the exons ATGGATCTGAGTTATC CTGGATTACAATCCATTAGCTCAATATGCTTCAGAGCTGCAAGAATATCTGCCATTCTTGTTGACGATGGGATTGAATTTGACAAAAAGCATGACATAGAGTGGCATAAAAGTTTTGCACCAGTTGTTGGTAGAATATTGAGAATTGAACATTTGGCTGAGAAAATTCTTGATCAA GAGTTGCCAAATGGAGGTGCTTGGACATTGGATACGTTCACTGAAACTTATCTGGAAAAGTTGAAGTC AGTGGCTAATCAGATTTTTGGCTTAAAAAGCATTGCTGCATACCGCAGTGGATTAGAGATAAATACAAATGTCACTAGAAAAGATGCTGAGGAAGGTCTTTCTGAAATTTTAAGTG CTGGGAAGCCTACTCGCATTATGAATAAAAGCTTTATCGACTATGTCTTCACTTGTAGTTTGGAGGTTGCTCTATGCTTTGACTTGCCGATGCAGATACACACAGG TTTTGGGGACAAAGACTTGGATATGCGGCTGTCCAATCCCCTTCATCTCCGGATGCTTCTTGAGGACAAGAGATTTTCTAAATGTCGTATAGTACTTTTACATGCATCCTACCCATTTTCAAAGGAAGCATCATATCTGGCCTCTGTTTATTCCCAG GTGTACCTCGACTTTGGGTTGGCAGTTCCTAAGCTTAGTGTCCATGGGATGATATCTTCAGTCAAAGAGCTTTTAGAGCTGGCCCCAATAAAGAAG GTGATGTTCAGCACTGATGGTTATGCGTTTCCTGAAACTTTCTACTTAG GTGCAAAGCAAGCACGTGAAGTTGTCTTTTCTGTTTTACGTGATGCATGCGTTGATGGTGATCTCTCAATTGCTGAAGCTATTGAAGCTTCTAAAGATATCTTTGCCCAGAATGCAATTCAGTTTTACAAGATTAATTTATCTCTTGGTTCAAAGCATGCAGTAACTCCTAACTCTCTGAAAATTAAGACCAGTGCATCACATAATGATGTCTCGCTTGTTCGCATTATCTGGGTAGATGGTTCAGGACAGCACAGATGTCGT GTTGTTCCATCGATGCGCTTCAGCAATGTTATTAAGAAGAATGGTGTTGGTTTGACATTTGCAAGTATGGGAATGACTTCTTTTGCCGATGGTCCAGCTGATGAGACCAATCTAACTGGAACGGGTGAGATCAGACTAATTCCTGATTTGTCAACCAAGTTCAGAATACCATG GAAAAAACAGGAGGAAATGGTTTTGGCTGACATGCATCTTAAACCTGGTGAAGCATGGGAGTATTGCCCAAGAGAGGCCTTGCGAAGGGTTACAAAAATTCTGAAAGACGAATTTAACTTG GAAACGAATGCAGGATTTGAGAATGAGTTTTTCCTCTTGAAGAGTGTACTAAG GGAAGGGAAAGAAGAATGGATGCCAGTAGACTCAACACCTTACTGCTCTACATCAGCATTTGATGCTATGTCCCCCTTACTTCAAGAAGTTGTTGCGGCTCTTGATTCCTTGAATGTCACAGTGGAACAG TTGCATGCAGAGGCTGGGAAAGGTCAATTTGAGATGGCACTGGGTTATACTGCTTGTACTAATGCTGCTGACAAGTTGGTTTTCACCCGTGAGGTTATTAGGGCTGTTGCAAGGAAACATGGATTACTGGCAACTTTCATGCCAAA GTATGCTTTAGATGACATTGGTTCAGGGTCCCATGTGCATATCAGTTTGTATCAGAAtggagaaaatgtttttaaggCATCTGGTGGAACTTCTCAGTATGGAATGTCCACCGTTGGGGAGGAGTTCATGGCAGGGGTTTTACATCATCTTCCTGCAATATTGGCATTTACAGCACCTGTTCCAAATAG TTATGATCGAATAGTACCAAATACATGGAGTGGAGCATACCAGTGCTGgggaaaagaaaacagagaagctCCATTGAGAACTGCATGCCCACCTGGAATTCCAGATGGATTGGTCAGCAACTTTGAAATTAAATCATTTGATGGGTGTGCAAATCCGTACTTAGGATTGGCTGCTATAGTTGCTGCTGGCATTGATGGGCTTCAGAGGCATCTTTCTCTCCCTGAACCTGTTG ATACAAACCCAGATAGCCTTGCTGATAAACTTCGTAGATTGCCAGCATCACTTTCTGAATCTTTAAAGGCTCTCCGGAATGATAGTGTCTTGACAGATCTAATTGGTGAAAATCTTTTGGTTGCCATAAAAGGAATTCGCAAG GCAGAGATTGATTATTACTCAAAGAATAAGGATGCATACAAGCAACTTATATACCGATATTAA